The sequence below is a genomic window from bacterium.
CATGGTGGTGGCATTCGGTACAGTCGGCCGCGATATCAAGGTGCATATCGTGGTCGAACTCGGCTCCCCCATAAAGGTGAGCCAGGTTATCAAGGGTCACTGTCTCCGGCAGCTTGAGAGTATCTCCCTGGCCGCTTAAGGGGAGACAGATCACCATCAGCACCATCACCGAGCCGGCAATCCAATTGAACGGTTTCATGATCTTCCTCCTGTTCACAGGTCCGCCCCGGCGTCCGGCGCCGGGAAGGTTCTGGCCGATCCCCGGCCCATGCTCACTCACTTACTCTCGTGAACGAATCGGCCTCCCGCTCTGAAGGCGTCTTGATGACGTACTTGTAAAAGAGCGGAAAGATGGCGAAGAATGCGACGCAGATCAGGTACTCCACGGCCTTGATGTAGTTGTAGAAGTCCACCAGAGTGTAGACCTTGACCACATCGCCGACGGAGCCGAACAGCTGTCGTATCAGGTCCAGCATGAATCTCACTCCCTCCCGGCGCACCAGGCGCCTGTTATAGCCCGCTTTAAAGCGGGGTGGCGAGGAGGGCCCGCCTCACAGCGCGCCCCTCAGCTCGCCCCACAGCTCATACCAGAGACCTTCGTCCCGTTTACTCGATGATCTCCCGGCCCGTATCGGTAACCGCGACCTTTTTTCTGGCGGTGACCTTTTTCGCGAAAGCCGAGATCGTGCCCATCATCAGGATCAGGGCCGGAACCATTTGGGCCACGATGATGAGGGCGACGACACCCAGGAACAGCAGGACCATGATCCCGCTCTGGTAGGTCTGGGTCGTGTCCACGGCCCATGCGTACCCCGCTGTGGACAGAACGACCGCCGTCATGTTCAGCAAAGCTCTCAGCGTTTTCATGACATCCTCCTTCTCTGCGCCAAAGCTTCAGGAATGTCCCTTGGCCGCGGCACCAACCGGCCCTGATAGCCCGGTGATGTTGGCGAAAGCACACCTGACAGCCTGGAGCAGTTCGTCCCTGTCCTCCTCCCGTGCCGGCTTGAGGGCATGGTAAAAGATCCCCTCGCGCCTGAGCTTTCGAAGGAGGGGCAGGGATTCCTCGTTGGACACGAGGATTATAGTGAGGTTTTTGTTGCACTTTTTCAGGATCGGAATGAGGTCGCCCGCCGGCATGTTGTCGAACACGTTTCCCAGCAGTACGACCGGGGCTTCCTTCCTGAGGACATCCTTCAAGACCAGGTCCACCGAATCGGGAGCAACGATCTGGTAATCCTTGTCTCCGAAAACCTTCATGACATGATCCCTGGTCCTGGGATCCTCGTCAGCGATTATCAGCAGTCTCATGGCCTCTTCTCCCTGTAAGCAGCCTGTGTCTATTTCCGGCACCCATTCGGACCGGAAGGCCAGCCGCTCCATTAGACCTGCTCACTGCCGGCAGCATCGACCTTATGGCTGCTCCGCTTGAATACCGAAACAAGAAGGGAGCTGAACAGAACCAGCGCTGGTACCAGCTGGAGCAGAACGACAACCCCCAGGAAGGCCAGGAAAAGCAGGAGCATGGGGCTCATCCCGCCCGAACCAGGCGCGCCGGCGCTATCGGCATTGGCCAGCGTCGCGGTAAGGAGAACCGGGCAGATCATCGCCGAAACCCGCCTCCTCAGGACCATCAGCCTTTCCACATTCCTTTTCATGACCTTTACCTCCTCCTTCTCTTGGGGCCCCCTGCTCCATCATTGGAGCCTGTCCCTCTACGCTTATGCTTAGGGCATCAAACGTGCCAAAAGGGATCAGTCACGTATATTTTTTCAAGTTCTTGTTTTTAAAAGGCTTTTATAAAACAATTCCAACGGTCCGGCAGCAGCTTAATAGGGAAACGTATATAAAAAATATGGGAATACAAAGACAAATCACTGGGCCAGGATAGTGGTAAGCGCATAACTATATGTAATTGTAAGCTTTTATTTATATTGAGGGGTGTATGGTGGAGATATACAGGCACGCGCCCCTGGAGATCAGGCTACAGGGGCCCGTACAGTGAGTGCATTAAGTGCAGTTTAGTGCAGCAATGCGCTTTTGCACTCATGCACCGGACTCTTGAGACCAATTTGACACATTTTTTGGCTTCAGGTTTGCACGGATCATCCCAATATCAGCTAACTTCAGCCAAAAAGGAGGAGACAAATTGGTCTCAAGAGTCCTGTCGTGCACCATCAGCGGTCTCGAGGCGGTTCCCGTCCACGTGGAACTGGACCTCACCAACGGTCTCCCGGGGCTGACCATCGTGGGGATGGGGGACACAGCGGTCCGGGAGAGCAGGGAACGGGTTATCGCGGCCCTGAGAAACTCCGGGTACGAGCTGCCCCCCTCACGGGTCACGGTGAACCTGGCCCCCGCTGACCTGAAGAAGGAGGGAAGCCGCTTCGACCTTCCTATCGCCCTGGGGATACTCTCCGCCTTGAGGGCGTTTCCGTCCGACGCCCTGGACGGCTACCTGGTCATGGGAGAGCTCTCCCTGACCGGAGAGATCGTGGGCCGGGAGGCGGCTTTTCCCGCGGCCCTCCTGGCACGAAGGGCGGGGTTGACCGGGATGATCCTGCCGGACGAGATGGCAGCGGAAGCCTCCCTCGCCGACGGGTGCATGTCGCTGCCTGTCCGCAGCCTGATGGAGGTCACCGAGTTTCTCAGGGGACAAAGGGAACTGAACGCCGTAGCCCCTGTCTCTGTCCGGATACCGGACAAAAGCCCCGACCTTTCAGAGGTGGCAGGGCAGGAGATGGCGGTGAGAGCCCTTACGATCGCCGCTTCGGGAGGACATAATATCCTTTTTTCCGGACCACCGGGCTCAGGCAAGACCATGTTGTGTAAAAGGCTTCCCGGCATCCTGCCATCGTTATCCAACGACCAGGCCATGGAGGTCACCGCCATCCACAGCGTAGCGGGACTCCTGTCCTACGGGGACGGGATCATCAGAACGCCCCCCTTTCGCGCTCCGCACCACACTATCTCCCACGCAGGCCTCGCAGGCGGCGGCTCCAACCCGAGGCCGGGAGAGGTCACCCTCGCCCACCGCGGAGTGTTGTTTTTAGACGAGATGTCGGAGTTCTCCCGCTCGGCGCTGGAAACATTGAGGCAGCCGCTGGAGGACAAAAGGATCGTGGTATCGAGGGCTGCCAGGTCGGTGAGTTATCCGGCAGACTTTCTCCTCGCCGGGACCGCCAACCCCTGCCCTTGCGGCTACCTTGGCCACGACACGAGACCTTGCACCTGTCCCCCTTCGGCGGTGGCCCGCTACCGGCGCCGCATCTCCGGGCCCCTCATGGACAGGATCGACCTCGTCGTCCCGGTTCGGGCCCTCGAACCCGGGATCATCGCCGAGGGAGGACACGGGACCCGGTCTCAGTCGGTAAGGGAAAAGGTCCTGGCCTCCCGCGCCGTGCAGGCCGAGAGGGCGGCGGGAGGGATGCCGGTCACCAACGCGGCCCTGTCCCCCGAACAGCTGCGAGACGTGTGCCCCCTGGAGCCGGCCCACAGGAAGATCATGGACGGTGCGGTACGCAACCTGGGGCTGACGGCCCGGGGCTACCACAGGATCATGCGGGTGGCCCGCACCATCGCGGACATGGAGGGGGTGGAACACGTCACACCTGAGCACCTGGGAGAAGCGCTGCAATACAGGCCTGTTATGGAGGGACCGATAAGGTTCTAGCAACGTGTCGGACTGGTTTCTTTGGATCTCAAATCTCAAATCTCATATCTCAGATCTCACATCTCAGAAAACATCAACCGATGGATATTCCCGACATCTGTTTTCGGCATCAGGCCCGGGGCTGAAAAACCGTTCTTGACAATCGAGATTGAAACCACTTTTGAGATCTGAGATATGAGCTTGAGTTCCCCAAAGGCTCATCATATTTCCGAACGAGGCTAACAAGTTGGAAAGCAGGAGGGCGCCCATCGGGCGCCCTCCGCAGAAAATCTGGGTCCTGAGATCCGGAATTCGTTCTACTCGACGAGCACCCACCTCCCGCCCCGGGCCTGTGTGATGTAAACCTCGTCCAGCCCCTGGTGGTCACCGATCCCGAAAACCACTTCGCTTCCAATGCCGATGTCCACCCCGTCCATGGACTCGATACTTCCCATCAATGAAACGGGTGTCAGGTCCTCACCAGCCATTTCGACAGCTTTGGCAAAAACGACGGCGTTGACGTAACCTTCCAGGCTGGCAAAGGAGTACTCGGAAGGGATGTAATCTGGATCCCTGAGGTCAGCGGGAAGGCTGGCAGCGTAATTTTTCATATCCTCACGGTACTGAACCACCAGCGGGATCGAGCTGTCGTCGAATGGCGGAACAACCTGGGAATTGAACAGTTCCCCGGAATAGTCCTGGCCGTCTCTTCTCTGTTGATCGAGGAGCAGGTTGAGGAGTGCTTCGCTTCCAACGAAGGAGATGTTGGCGATGGGACCTGCGAACCCTGCTTTTCTGGCATCCCGGATGAAAGCGGCGCAAGCCTGGTATGCCCCGACAGAGATCACCGCGTCGGCGCCGCCGGCCATGAACGACCTGACCTGACTGGACATGTCCGTATTGTAAGTGTCGCCCCGTGTATAAGTTGTCTCACCCGCGATGGCCATGCCGTGGGCTTCCAGTCCCCTGACCACTCCATTCTGTCCGCTGCGGCCGTAAGCGTCATTCTGGTAGAATACGGCGATCTTGCGCTTGCCCTTTTCAACGAAAAAGTCCACCAGGGCCGCCGTTTCCTGCCGATAGGAGGCTCTCACGTTAATGCAGAAGGCCGCATAGGGCTCTTCACGCTGGGGCTGTGCCCCTGTAAAGGGGCCGAACATGTAGACCGGAATGTTCTGGTACTTCAGCAGCAGGGGGAGGACCTTGACCGTGGTGGGTGTTCCCACGTTCCCGAACAGAAGGAATGCCTTTTCCTGGCTCACCAGCTTTACCGTGTTCCTGACCGCCTCGGGAGGGTCGTAGGAATCGTCCAACGCCTTCACCGTGATGGTTCGGCCACCGATCCCCCCCTGAGCGTTGATCTTGTTGAAAAAGGCCATGTAACCTCTGTAAAGCTCGGAACCCAGGGAGGCGGCGTGGCCTTTGAAGGCGCTGGTAACTCCCAGGGTGATCGAATCGGAGGTAACACCCTGGGCGTCAACGGTTGCCGGTCCATACAAGGCCATGACGGTTGTCACAAAAAGGGCTAATGCAACTCTCACGAGATATCCTCCTCCGTAACAAAGATCTCCAACTCAGCATGCAGGGCCTGCATCCGCTCGTTCAGGTCATCAATGATCCCCTTCAGGCCGTGCACCGCCGTCTTGTTCTTCTGGATGACACCACCAAGATCTTCGGTCATCTTCAGCACCTTGCTGCCGTTGACCACCTGGATCTCGGTGGATTCCGAGATGGTCCGCACGGTGTCGGAGATCCGGGTCAGATCCTTGTTGATCTGCTGGCTGGTGAACGTCTGCTCCTCGGTGCTGTCCTTGACCTTCTGGGCTGCCTGCTGGATCTGCTTTGACATCTGGAGGAGTTTCTCGCCGGCCTGGGTCTGCTGCTCGCTGATCCCCTTTATGTTCCCGACCGAATCTGTGAGGTGCTGGGTGGCCTCCAGGACCCGGTTACTCGTGCTAGCCTGCTCAGATGTGGTCTGGGCGATCTCCTCAACCCTGTGGGACACGAGCATGGTGCTTTCCATGATCCCTTCGAGGGCGGTGGTGACTTTCCCACTCAGGGCGACCCCCTCGTCAACCTTCAGGTTGGATTCGATCACCGCCTCACTGGTGCGTGAAACCTCCTCGCGCAGCCCCTCGATGACCTGGGCGATCCGGTTGGTCTGCGCCTTGGTGTTCTGCGCAAGTTCGTTGATCTCATCAGCAACGACCCCGAACCCTTTGCCCTGGGCCCCGGCCTGGGCGGCGATAATGGCGGCGTTCAGGGCGAGGAGGTTGGTTTTTCCTGTGATCTCGGTGATGAACCTGAGGATCTCGTCGATCTCCTCGATGCGGTCGGACACCAGCGAGATCATCTGGGTCACCTGACCCGAGCTTTTCTTGATGGCCTCCATACCCCCCATGGCGTTTCTGGAGATCGTCGCGCCCTCCTCGGCCACCTTTGTCATCTGCACGGCGTCCTGGGAAGTACTCTCGGCATTTCCACGGACCTGGACGATACTGGCGCTCATCTCGTTCATGGCGCTGGAGGTCTCGTCGGCGCCCTTGGAAAGGGTCAGAAGGTTGCGGTTGATCTCGTCGATGGAAGCTGAAAGGTTCTCGATGGCAGTGTTGGACTCGTTGACCGATTTGAAGAGGGCGTCAGCCATGGAGGAAACCTCCTCGATGGAAGCACCCATCTCCATAACGCTGGAAAAGCTGTCGTTGGAAGAGTTTTCAAGGATATGGATCCCCTCGGTGACATCGTCGATCATTTTCTTGTTGCTGACCACCGACTCCATGGTCTCGCTGGCGAGGCCGGCCTGCTGCTCGATCCCCTCCTGAACGTCGTTGTAGACCTGCGATATCCGAACGTTGGCCCGGGAGATCCCCTCGTAGGAATGGTCGACCCTATCGATCATGCCTGCGAGCTTGGCCAGTGTTGAGTTGAGGTTCTGAGCCAGATCCAGGAACTCGTCCCTGGTTGGGACCTCGACACGGGCTGTGAGATCCCCTTCCCCGACTCTTTTCAGGGTCGCAAGAACTGTCCTGATGTGACGCAGAAGGTAGATGACCATGAGATGCAGAAGAACGATACCCAGGATCTGGGCCACCGCGAACTGAACGATGAGCCTCCAGGTGATGCTGTCGAGCTCACTGGTGATGAGGCCGTGGTCCATGCCGACCCGGGCAGTCCCCGCCACCCCGAACAGGATGGGCACGGCGACCTCAAGGATGTCACCGACCTCGTCCCTCTGGAATTTGAGGATCCTGTGGGATTCCTCTCCGGTAACGGGGTTGAGGCCAAGGATACTTTTGGGGAAGATGCCGTCGAAAGTGTGGGCGACCACGACGCCCGTGGAATCCTGGACATACACGTACCGGATCCCGTGGATATCCCGGAAGTTGTCCACCAGGGACTGGATGACCTCGACGTTGCCGCTGAGCAGCTTGTCCTCGCTGGAACTTGCGATAGAAAAAGCGATGGCCTGGGCCTTGCTCTCGAACTCCCGGTTCATGGTGGTGTTGTAACGGCTCTGGATGAAGATGATATTGACCACGGCCAGAACGGTCATGACCACGACGACGAGACTTGTGATCTTCCATCCGATCGTGAAACGGATGCCGCCTGGCTGCCTCCCGCCTGTACCCTGCGCCGGTTTGCCGGCGGTTCCGGCCGGGGTACTCTCGGGCTGATCCTGGGTCGTGCTGTTTTCAGCCGGGTCGCTCATGACCGCTCTCCTGTAATCACATCAGATAATGACAATTTTGTAATATCGCACCTTAACAAAAATAAGGGCCGCCTTCAACTGTCAAGGCTGCCCTGATCCATGTTTGAAGCAGTCGGGAGAAAACGGGATCAGCCAGCCTGTTCGTCCTTGTATTTCGCGAAATCCCTGGCGAACCGGGTCACGGCCTTGTAGGCCGCCGCACTTGTTTCGCCGGTGAACTCTTCGAGAAGTCTCTTCTGTTTTTTCGTTAGCTTGGCAGGTATTTCCACTGTGATCCTCGTGTACTGGTCACCCCGACCGGACCCGTGAAGCCTGGGGACTCCCTTGCCTTTGAGGTGAAACACCTGCCCGGGCTGGGTACCGGCGGGGATCTTCAGTTCGGCGGGGCCGTCCAGAGTTGGGATCTCCACTACTCCCCCCACGACAGCGACCTCCATCCGGATGGGTATCTCACAGATAATGTCGTTATTTTCGCGGTGGAAAAACTGGTGGTCCCGAACCTCGATCTGAACGAACAGGTCACCGGGACCTCCACCCGAAAGGCCGCCGTCGCCCTCACCCCGGATCCTGAGCCGCATCCCGTCATCCATTCCCTGCGGGATCTTGACCGTGAGGTTCCGGTCCTTTCTGACCCTGCCCTCCCCCCGGCATCCCGTACAAGGGTCTTTCACGATCTTTCCCATGCCCCTGCAGTTGGGACAGGTCCGCGACATGGTGAAAAAGGCCTGCTGGAACCGAACCTCGCCCATTCCCTCGCAGGCGCTGCACGTCACAGGATCGTGCCCGGGCTCGATACCGTCACCCAGGCACCGGTCACATTCCTCGAGCTTGGGATAGGTGATCTCCTTCCGGGTGCCGAAAACGGCCTCCTCGAAGGTGATCATCATCCGGTAACGCAGATCGTCCCCGCGCATGCCGCGCTGCCTGCGCCCCGTGCGGCCCCCGCCGAAAAAGTCCTGAAAAATGTCCGAAAAAACATCGGCAAAAGAACCGGAATAATCGAACCCGCCCGGGAACCCGCCGTTTCCGGACAGCCCCGCGTGGCCGAACTGGTTATATATCTTTCTCTTGTCCTCGTCTGAAAGGATCGAGTACGCTTCACTCAGTTCCTTGAACTTCTTCTCCGCATCTATATTGTCCGGGTTCCGGTCAGGATGGAACTGGATGGCCAGGCGGCGGTAAGCTCTCTTTATCTCTTCCGGGGACGACTCGCGGCCGACCTGGAGGGTCTCGTAATAATCGGCTTTGGCGGCCATTGGCTCAGCTGTCCTCCTTTTCGCCGGTTCCGGCCGGCTTGCCGGCCACATGGACCATGGAGTGTCGCAGGACCTTGCCCTTGAGGCTGTATCCCTTCTGCATCTCGGCAACCACCGTTCCCTCTTCGTATTCGCCGGAGGGAAGGACTCCCAGAGCTTCGTGACGGTTGGGGTCAAAGGCTGTGCCCACCGCTTCCACAGGTTCCAGGCCGCAGCTGCCCAGCAGTGAATGAAGCTGTTCGCTGACCATCCTCACACCGTCCACCACGCTGTCCATTCCCGCCTTGTCCAGTCCCGCCGAAAGTGCCCTGTCCAGGTTGTCAAGGACAGGCAGCAGGTCTCTTATCAACCGTTCGTTGGCGAAACGGACAATATCTTCTTTTTCTTTGGCGACACGTTTCCGGAAGTTGTCAAAATCCGCTGCGGCCCGGAGGTACCGATCCTTCAGTTCGGCCGCCTCGGCCCTGAGGGCCTCATACTCTTCGAGGGGCAGTGTCACCAATTCCTGTTCTCCGGCATTCTCAGGGGCTCTGTCCCCGCCTTCCTGTCCGCCATCGGCGACCGGGATCTGAACCGCCTCACCGTCGCCGTTTCCCTTTCGCTGCGACCTCTTCAATTCGTTCCCTCCTGAACGTCTCCCCCTTGAAAGCTTTCCCCTTCAACTTTTTCCGACGAGAAGTTCTCGCTGACCATCACACCCGCCGACCTGACGAGGGGAATGATATGTTTGTAGTCCATCCTCGAAGGCCCGATGACTCCCACCGCCCCGAGGGCTCCTCCGCCCCGGCCATAGGTCGAGACCACCATGCTCATCCCTCTGAGATCCTCCATACCGGTCTCGGAACCGATGAATACGGTGAGATCGCTGGCTTTAATGGTCTCTTCAAGGAGGGCGGCGAGGCTTCTTTTGTCCTCAAAAGCCCGGAAAATGGCGCGCATCCCCTCAAAATCGGTCATGAATTCGGGCATATCCAGGATCCTCGAACCGCCCTCAAAATATACTTCGGGCCCTTCGGGTTCTTCCAGGAGCCCGGTGCTCAGTCTCAGGGCTGCTGTCATCCAGTTATCGAAGTTCTCCAGGTCCCGGGCCAGGTCCTTTTCCACTCTCCAGCACATCTCACCAAGACTCATTCCGGCAAACCTGCGGTTCAGGTAATCCGACATCCTGTCCAGGGCGTCCTGGGGGAACTCCTCCCCGGTCTGGACGAGTTTGTGGGTGGTGACGCCGGAAAGGGAGACCAGGATGGCCAGGACCGAGTCCCTGTTCATGCGGGTAAAACTGATCCTTTTGAAAAGGCGGCGAACCCTGCGTGGAGGAAGGACGACTCCCGCGCACCGGGAAAGGTCGGAAAGAACCCTGGAAGTCTTTCGCAACAGATCGTCCAGCCCCCCTGTAAAACCTAAAAGGGCCCTGCGGAAGGTGTCGTCCTGGTCTACCAAATGACCCGGCGAATGACCCGGCGAATGACCGCTCGAATGGCCAGGTGAATGTTCGGGACCGCGCCCGAGCAAGCTGTTGACATAATATCGATAGGCCTTGTCGGTGGGAACACGTCCCGCGGAGGTGTGGGGCTGTCTCAGGTACCCTTCCTTCTCCAACTGGGCCATGAGGTTTCGCACAGTTGCGGCACTCACATCGAGTCCGGACCTTTCCAGCAGGTATCTGGACCCCACCGGCTCCGCTGTCCCGATGTGGGAGCGGATGAGGGTCATGAGTACGTCGTGACGACGGTCTGTTTTACGGTTCGGCGACACCTGCCACTCCTCGATGCTGCGCATCACAACCGCCGTCTCCGGCAAAACCGGGACGTTGGGACGGTTTTATTCTCAGTCTCAGCCACAGTTCAGGTCTGGTTCCCTTTTCCTTTGTCTGCGTCTGAGTCCGTGTTACGAGGTTATCCAGTTGGGATGTAAGATAACCAGATAAACACCACAAAACAAGGGGCTGACGTTCCTCTGGTAAGAACGTGGAAGAAGATCAAGAGCTAATTTACACTAACTCTTTTTCTCTGCACCCTGCACTTTGCACTCTGCACTGTCTTTGTCAGAGTATTCTGACAAAGACTTCGTTACTCAGCAGCATCCCCCTCATCGTCAGCCTCACCCGATTTGCGCTGAACCTCACCAGCCCAAATTCCATCAGTTCGGCAAGGTGCGGTTTCAAAAGTTCCAGGGGGTCAGAACCGTACCGTAGCCGGAAGGCGTCCCGGTTCACTCCCTCCGTCATCCGCAGCGCCATGATAAGCGCCTCCCTTGCCCTGTCGAGTCCGCCCTCCCGGGACAGTTCCTCCCGGCAAGATACCGGGTCCTTCAGGTAAGCATTGATATCGGGCAGGTTGCGCCACCGTGTCCTGACCCCGTTCCTGGTCACGCAGCTGTGGGCCGAAGGTCCGAGACCGATAAAATCGCCGTCCCGCCAGTAGACCATGTTGTGCAAGCTGCGATGCCCGGGCCGGGAGAAGTTGGTGATCTCGTACTGTCTGAAACCGGCAGCACGAAGCATCCGCGCGGACTCCCTGAACATGGCCGCGGCGAGGTCCGGTTCACACCCCTCCAGTTTCCCGCCCTGCGCCCGGCGCCCTGGGCCCTGTTCCTCACCTCCCTGTTCCAGGGCGTACAGGCTGATGTGATCCGGATCAAGGGAAACGGTCCGGTCCAGGTCATCTAGGAGATCTTCCAGGGACTGGCCTTCAATCCCATATATGAGGTCAACACCCACAGAAGCAAAACCGGCCGAGCGGGCTGCTGCCACCGGATCCCGGATGAGGCGTTCCCCCGCTCCAAGGATCTTTTGGATCCGGGGGTCGAAGGACTTGACGCCTACGCTCACCCTGTCGAACCCCGCCCGGGCGTATCCGGACAGGAACTCCGGGGTGCCGTCCCCGTCAGTCTCGATGGAGAGTTCCATGAGGCCTGAGAGATCGAAGCGGTCCCGGACGAAACCGACGACCCCGGCATAGAACTCAGGCGGCAGAAGTGTCGGTGTTCCGCCGCCTGCGTAAAGGGTGTGGACCGCGCCGAGGTCATCCGCGTCGAGCGCCTCGATCTCCTTTCGCACCGCCTCGAGATAGCTCTCCCACGGGGGGATCTCCGGTACACGGTAGAAATGGCAGTAGGGGCACAGCCTCCGGCAGAAGGGGATGTGGATATATAAAGAAAAAATCTGCTTATTCCAGATTCCAGATTCCAGATTCCAGATCACTTCAAAAAACTCCTGTCTTGGATCTTTTCTTTGTCATGTTTTCCTTTGGAATTTGAAATGTGGAATTTGGAATTAGCTCACAGCTGCTGGCTGTGAGCTACCTGACGTGGCACGCCGCTTCGTGCCCGTCCCCTCTTGGGGTCAACTCCGGAACCTCGGTCATGCAGATATCACGGACCAGGGGACAACGGGTATGAAAGGCGCACCCTGGAGGCGGGTCCATCGGGCTGGGCACCTCCCCGGGCAGTCCCTCACCCTTGCGGCTGAGCTCCGGGTCCGGCTCCGGGATAGCCCGGATGAGTTCCTCGGTATAGGGGTGGACCGGGCGCTCATAAAGTTCGTCCACACCCCCTGTTTCCACCACCCGGCCCAGGTACATGACAGCCACACGGTCGCAGATACTCCGGACGATCCTCAGATCGTGGGAGATGAAAAAGATCGTCAGGGAAAGGCGTTTCTTGATGTCCATGAGGAGGTTGAGGATCTGGGCCTGAATGGAGACGTCCAGGGCCGAAACCGGCTCGTCGGCAACGAGGAACTCCGGACGGAGGATGAGGGCCCGGGCGATCCCGATGCGCTGCCTCTGGCCTCCGGAGAACTCATGGGGATAGCGCATGGGGCTGTCGGGCGCCAGGCCCACCATCCCGATCATCTCTCTGACCTTCTCCGTGACTTCGCCGGAAGGTTCTCCTGCGACGCGCAAAGGCTCGCCTATGATCGATCCCACCGTCTTGCGCGGGTTCAGGGACCCGAAGGGGTCCTGGAAAATGATCTGCATCCGATGCCGGTAGACCCTGAGGCTCTTGCCGTCCAGACGGGTGATGTCGTCGCCGTCGAAAATGATCTTTCCCCCGGACGGCTCCATGAGCTTGAGGATCGTACGACCCAGCGTGGTCTTGCCGCAGCCCGATTCACCCACCAGGCCGAACACCTCGCCTCGTCGGACCTGAAGGGACACGCCGTCCACAGCACGCACCCCGCCGGTCACCTTTCCGAGGAACCCTCCCTTGACGGGGAAGATCTTTGTCAGGTTTTCAATTTGAAGAAGATAGTTGCTGTTCTCAGTCAATATCTGATCCCGCCTTCATTCAACAAGTGAAGCGTGAACCGTGAAAAGTGAATCGCATAACCGTTCACCATTCACCTCTTCACCTCTTCTCCTCTTCCTCAGTTCCTTTCCCCGGAAAATAACACCTCACCGCCCGCTTTCCAGTGAAAACCAGTTCCGGTTCCTCCCTCACACAAACCTCCCGGGCCCTTTGGCAGCGGGGATGGAACCGGCATCCTCCCGGCAGGTCCGCGAGGTCGGGCACCATGCCCGTGATGGGGGTGAACTTCCTCCTTTCCGGAGACGGAAGGGACGCCATGAGCCCAAGCGTATAGGGGTGCTGCGGATAGGCGAACAGCTCCTTTACCGGGCTGGACTCCACGACGGCCCCGGCGT
It includes:
- a CDS encoding response regulator yields the protein MRLLIIADEDPRTRDHVMKVFGDKDYQIVAPDSVDLVLKDVLRKEAPVVLLGNVFDNMPAGDLIPILKKCNKNLTIILVSNEESLPLLRKLRREGIFYHALKPAREEDRDELLQAVRCAFANITGLSGPVGAAAKGHS
- a CDS encoding YifB family Mg chelatase-like AAA ATPase; this encodes MVSRVLSCTISGLEAVPVHVELDLTNGLPGLTIVGMGDTAVRESRERVIAALRNSGYELPPSRVTVNLAPADLKKEGSRFDLPIALGILSALRAFPSDALDGYLVMGELSLTGEIVGREAAFPAALLARRAGLTGMILPDEMAAEASLADGCMSLPVRSLMEVTEFLRGQRELNAVAPVSVRIPDKSPDLSEVAGQEMAVRALTIAASGGHNILFSGPPGSGKTMLCKRLPGILPSLSNDQAMEVTAIHSVAGLLSYGDGIIRTPPFRAPHHTISHAGLAGGGSNPRPGEVTLAHRGVLFLDEMSEFSRSALETLRQPLEDKRIVVSRAARSVSYPADFLLAGTANPCPCGYLGHDTRPCTCPPSAVARYRRRISGPLMDRIDLVVPVRALEPGIIAEGGHGTRSQSVREKVLASRAVQAERAAGGMPVTNAALSPEQLRDVCPLEPAHRKIMDGAVRNLGLTARGYHRIMRVARTIADMEGVEHVTPEHLGEALQYRPVMEGPIRF
- a CDS encoding ABC transporter substrate-binding protein, whose amino-acid sequence is MRVALALFVTTVMALYGPATVDAQGVTSDSITLGVTSAFKGHAASLGSELYRGYMAFFNKINAQGGIGGRTITVKALDDSYDPPEAVRNTVKLVSQEKAFLLFGNVGTPTTVKVLPLLLKYQNIPVYMFGPFTGAQPQREEPYAAFCINVRASYRQETAALVDFFVEKGKRKIAVFYQNDAYGRSGQNGVVRGLEAHGMAIAGETTYTRGDTYNTDMSSQVRSFMAGGADAVISVGAYQACAAFIRDARKAGFAGPIANISFVGSEALLNLLLDQQRRDGQDYSGELFNSQVVPPFDDSSIPLVVQYREDMKNYAASLPADLRDPDYIPSEYSFASLEGYVNAVVFAKAVEMAGEDLTPVSLMGSIESMDGVDIGIGSEVVFGIGDHQGLDEVYITQARGGRWVLVE
- a CDS encoding methyl-accepting chemotaxis protein, with product MSDPAENSTTQDQPESTPAGTAGKPAQGTGGRQPGGIRFTIGWKITSLVVVVMTVLAVVNIIFIQSRYNTTMNREFESKAQAIAFSIASSSEDKLLSGNVEVIQSLVDNFRDIHGIRYVYVQDSTGVVVAHTFDGIFPKSILGLNPVTGEESHRILKFQRDEVGDILEVAVPILFGVAGTARVGMDHGLITSELDSITWRLIVQFAVAQILGIVLLHLMVIYLLRHIRTVLATLKRVGEGDLTARVEVPTRDEFLDLAQNLNSTLAKLAGMIDRVDHSYEGISRANVRISQVYNDVQEGIEQQAGLASETMESVVSNKKMIDDVTEGIHILENSSNDSFSSVMEMGASIEEVSSMADALFKSVNESNTAIENLSASIDEINRNLLTLSKGADETSSAMNEMSASIVQVRGNAESTSQDAVQMTKVAEEGATISRNAMGGMEAIKKSSGQVTQMISLVSDRIEEIDEILRFITEITGKTNLLALNAAIIAAQAGAQGKGFGVVADEINELAQNTKAQTNRIAQVIEGLREEVSRTSEAVIESNLKVDEGVALSGKVTTALEGIMESTMLVSHRVEEIAQTTSEQASTSNRVLEATQHLTDSVGNIKGISEQQTQAGEKLLQMSKQIQQAAQKVKDSTEEQTFTSQQINKDLTRISDTVRTISESTEIQVVNGSKVLKMTEDLGGVIQKNKTAVHGLKGIIDDLNERMQALHAELEIFVTEEDIS
- the dnaJ gene encoding molecular chaperone DnaJ; translation: MAAKADYYETLQVGRESSPEEIKRAYRRLAIQFHPDRNPDNIDAEKKFKELSEAYSILSDEDKRKIYNQFGHAGLSGNGGFPGGFDYSGSFADVFSDIFQDFFGGGRTGRRQRGMRGDDLRYRMMITFEEAVFGTRKEITYPKLEECDRCLGDGIEPGHDPVTCSACEGMGEVRFQQAFFTMSRTCPNCRGMGKIVKDPCTGCRGEGRVRKDRNLTVKIPQGMDDGMRLRIRGEGDGGLSGGGPGDLFVQIEVRDHQFFHRENNDIICEIPIRMEVAVVGGVVEIPTLDGPAELKIPAGTQPGQVFHLKGKGVPRLHGSGRGDQYTRITVEIPAKLTKKQKRLLEEFTGETSAAAYKAVTRFARDFAKYKDEQAG
- the grpE gene encoding nucleotide exchange factor GrpE, whose product is MKRSQRKGNGDGEAVQIPVADGGQEGGDRAPENAGEQELVTLPLEEYEALRAEAAELKDRYLRAAADFDNFRKRVAKEKEDIVRFANERLIRDLLPVLDNLDRALSAGLDKAGMDSVVDGVRMVSEQLHSLLGSCGLEPVEAVGTAFDPNRHEALGVLPSGEYEEGTVVAEMQKGYSLKGKVLRHSMVHVAGKPAGTGEKEDS